One window of the Rickettsiales bacterium genome contains the following:
- a CDS encoding GNAT family N-acetyltransferase → MVKPAKLDFVIQDAKVMDLKQIRDIYSYYVKESVTTLEENLPSEAQFLEVYEATLAKDLPFLVAKAGSQVVGYSYVLPFRKRSAYRYTLEDSIYIHKDFIGKGIGRALINELLKKCKAIGYKQMVSVVVADENQNSYNFHKAQGFEERGRLIKVGFKFGRWHDTILMQKEI, encoded by the coding sequence ATGGTTAAGCCTGCAAAATTAGATTTTGTTATTCAAGATGCAAAAGTTATGGATCTCAAGCAAATTAGAGATATCTATAGCTATTATGTTAAAGAAAGCGTTACAACGCTTGAAGAAAACTTACCCTCTGAAGCCCAATTTTTAGAAGTTTATGAGGCAACTCTTGCCAAAGATTTGCCGTTTTTAGTTGCAAAAGCAGGTAGCCAAGTGGTTGGCTATTCTTATGTTTTGCCTTTCAGAAAACGCTCGGCTTATCGCTATACGCTTGAAGATTCAATTTATATTCATAAAGATTTTATTGGCAAGGGTATTGGCAGGGCGTTAATCAATGAGTTGCTAAAAAAATGTAAGGCAATTGGCTATAAACAGATGGTTTCAGTAGTGGTTGCTGATGAAAACCAGAATTCCTATAATTTTCATAAAGCTCAAGGTTTTGAAGAGAGGGGCAGGCTTATAAAAGTAGGCTTCAAATTCGGCAGATGGCACGATACAATTCTTATGCAGAAAGAGATTTAA
- a CDS encoding NAD(P)/FAD-dependent oxidoreductase, with the protein MSSNPKQTDVIIIGAGPVGLFAVFELGLHGMSSELIDILDKPGGQCAELYPEKPIYDIPAIPKCTGQELVDNLLEQIKPFKYNLNLSQMVETIEKMPDGKFRVITDIGNEFIAPVIAIAGGGGSFMPKKPPLANIEQYENKSVFYAVRKMENFKDKNLVIVGGGDSALDWTINLEPLAKSITLIHRRDDFRGAVASVDKVKSLASEGKIKITFGQVTNLIGENGQLNAIEITENDGNKFDYNCDMMLPFFGLTMKLGPIANWGLNLEKNLISVDTEKFETSEKGIFAIGDINYYPGKLKLILSGFHEAALMAVKAYEYVFPGKKAKFQYTTSSSDLQKKLGVG; encoded by the coding sequence ATGTCGTCGAATCCTAAACAAACAGATGTAATAATTATTGGTGCAGGACCAGTTGGGCTTTTTGCAGTGTTTGAGCTTGGGCTGCACGGAATGAGTTCTGAGCTAATTGATATTCTTGATAAACCAGGTGGCCAATGTGCCGAGCTTTACCCAGAAAAACCAATTTATGATATCCCTGCAATCCCTAAATGCACTGGACAGGAGCTAGTTGATAACTTGCTTGAACAAATAAAACCTTTCAAATATAATCTCAATCTCTCACAAATGGTTGAAACCATTGAGAAAATGCCTGATGGCAAGTTCAGAGTTATTACAGATATCGGCAATGAATTCATCGCACCAGTTATTGCAATTGCTGGCGGAGGTGGCAGTTTTATGCCAAAAAAACCACCCCTTGCAAATATTGAGCAATATGAAAATAAATCCGTTTTTTATGCGGTTAGAAAAATGGAAAATTTCAAAGATAAAAACCTTGTAATCGTTGGCGGTGGAGATTCCGCATTAGATTGGACTATAAACTTAGAGCCTCTCGCAAAATCAATTACTCTTATTCACCGCAGAGATGATTTTAGAGGTGCAGTTGCCTCAGTTGATAAAGTCAAAAGCCTTGCAAGCGAAGGAAAAATCAAAATTACTTTCGGGCAGGTTACAAATTTAATTGGTGAAAACGGTCAACTAAATGCCATTGAAATCACTGAAAATGATGGCAATAAATTTGATTATAATTGCGATATGATGCTTCCTTTTTTTGGCCTCACAATGAAATTAGGGCCTATTGCGAATTGGGGTTTGAACTTAGAGAAAAATCTCATTTCAGTTGATACTGAAAAATTTGAAACTAGTGAGAAAGGAATTTTTGCAATCGGAGATATCAATTATTATCCGGGTAAATTAAAACTTATTCTTTCTGGTTTTCACGAGGCCGCCCTAATGGCAGTTAAGGCTTATGAATATGTTTTCCCTGGTAAGAAGGCTAAATTTCAATACACAACTTCTTCCTCAGACTTGCAGAAGAAACTAGGCGTTGGTTAG
- a CDS encoding DUF2442 domain-containing protein → MLQTQEIQKYHKYLHSKIEADCFFPEVTKVEYLENFILKLNFKNGLSKIVDFYPILKDKKGLFEALKNQDYFKNVFIDNELGTIVWNNGLDFSPEFLYNL, encoded by the coding sequence ATGTTACAAACTCAGGAAATACAAAAATATCATAAATATCTTCATAGCAAAATTGAGGCTGATTGTTTTTTTCCAGAAGTTACAAAAGTAGAATATTTAGAAAATTTTATTTTGAAATTAAATTTTAAGAATGGATTATCTAAAATTGTAGATTTTTATCCTATATTGAAGGATAAGAAAGGTTTGTTTGAGGCATTAAAAAATCAAGATTATTTTAAGAATGTTTTTATAGATAACGAGCTTGGAACAATAGTTTGGAATAATGGCTTAGATTTTTCACCTGAGTTTCTATACAACTTATAA
- a CDS encoding DUF4160 domain-containing protein, translating to MPKISEFLGIIIMMFYDEHNPPHFHAKYQNYDIIVEIETGIIKGKFPPRATRLVLEWHEKHKEELQSNWLRATRGEELARIEGLE from the coding sequence ATGCCTAAAATATCTGAATTTTTGGGGATTATAATAATGATGTTTTATGATGAACATAATCCTCCACATTTTCATGCTAAATATCAAAATTATGATATTATAGTTGAAATTGAAACAGGTATTATAAAAGGAAAATTCCCCCCAAGAGCAACTAGGTTGGTTTTAGAATGGCATGAAAAACATAAAGAGGAATTGCAGTCAAATTGGCTTAGAGCAACTAGAGGAGAAGAATTGGCAAGAATTGAGGGCTTAGAATAA
- the ccoS gene encoding cbb3-type cytochrome oxidase assembly protein CcoS: MDILILIIPITLLICVLALLGVFWCLKSKQYEDLEGSAARIIFDDE, from the coding sequence ATGGATATTTTAATTTTAATTATACCAATTACACTTTTGATATGTGTTTTAGCACTACTAGGGGTGTTTTGGTGCTTAAAATCCAAGCAGTATGAGGATTTAGAGGGAAGTGCTGCAAGAATAATTTTTGACGATGAATAA
- a CDS encoding S8 family serine peptidase has product RTEAQVKNQAFMTANANYLNVSKFDAAHRRNLTGKNINFFVWDWFAGTQQANISKLTGLIPTSNIKGGLFNPNGDSHSANISWRGSSGWKHGQTVAGVLAQGAYEGNFYFVSTFSGSNLTSGANYINNIGGARGVVNMSFGGGFTPKSTLVTASGNYKHFLVMAAGNNSAPNPSMPAAWADQAGFNNGWYAVVATNPAGTSIASYSNRCGNTYSCFAMPAGVGGGTGLPGTSYAAPAFAAVVGVMAQAYPNLTNGQISRILAQTANDIGATGWDSTFGFGIPNLERALNPNASATYFANGSGQNVSFAGTPSYVSVNTIQSAFGSALGTPEGFSSEGEGMSVMMIDDLDRYFQMQSPVQVRNAREDIINKYTNFINPEIRSLKLNETKITETFSVKFDNNSMANLSTENTEMLLNELPITALTSFKVSKDVEATFGYTANLNNLFSNPNLAYEATDFITPEDFSNPYLGFIENIQSTASQMSFNLSDNLSARATGFTSDNNFGLEFAGSVLELNYKPTDNLFIGFKQGFLQENNSLFGVQTSGAFDFANNSNTMFTGLDLNYDVNSKWSLFASGFAGISSTSPAQNSAFSQVSDVITSAFNLGLSRKEIFGNDKLIMAFGQPLRVESGTARGTTLTMDEGGVVNQTSFAQTLAPNARALKIHTSYAKEIAEETDIIVSGEAVRNANHMTNNELDLTILGRVRHGF; this is encoded by the coding sequence TAGAACTGAAGCTCAGGTTAAAAACCAAGCTTTTATGACTGCTAATGCAAATTATCTAAATGTTTCAAAATTTGATGCGGCACATAGAAGAAATTTAACTGGTAAAAATATAAATTTCTTCGTTTGGGATTGGTTTGCAGGAACACAACAAGCAAATATATCAAAATTAACCGGCTTAATTCCGACTTCAAATATTAAAGGAGGACTTTTTAATCCAAATGGAGATTCACATTCAGCAAATATAAGCTGGAGGGGTTCAAGTGGCTGGAAGCACGGACAAACCGTTGCTGGTGTTTTAGCTCAAGGTGCTTATGAAGGTAATTTTTATTTTGTTAGCACATTTAGCGGTTCAAATTTAACTTCAGGTGCAAATTATATTAATAATATTGGCGGTGCAAGAGGCGTTGTTAATATGAGTTTTGGTGGTGGTTTTACTCCAAAAAGCACTTTAGTAACAGCTTCAGGTAACTATAAACATTTTTTAGTTATGGCGGCCGGAAACAACTCAGCACCTAACCCGAGTATGCCAGCAGCATGGGCTGACCAAGCTGGTTTTAATAATGGTTGGTATGCAGTTGTTGCAACTAATCCTGCTGGAACATCAATTGCAAGCTATTCTAATAGATGTGGTAATACTTACTCTTGCTTCGCAATGCCTGCTGGTGTTGGCGGTGGAACTGGCTTACCGGGAACATCATATGCAGCACCGGCCTTTGCTGCAGTTGTTGGCGTTATGGCTCAAGCCTACCCTAATTTAACCAATGGCCAAATCTCAAGAATTTTAGCACAAACTGCCAATGATATTGGTGCAACTGGCTGGGATAGCACTTTTGGCTTTGGTATCCCTAACCTTGAGAGAGCCTTAAACCCTAATGCTTCTGCAACATATTTCGCAAATGGAAGTGGTCAGAATGTTAGCTTTGCAGGAACACCAAGCTATGTTTCAGTAAATACTATACAATCTGCTTTTGGCTCTGCACTCGGCACTCCTGAGGGTTTTAGCTCTGAAGGTGAGGGAATGAGCGTAATGATGATTGATGATTTAGATAGATATTTCCAAATGCAATCCCCTGTTCAAGTTAGAAACGCTAGAGAAGATATTATAAATAAATATACAAATTTTATAAATCCTGAAATTCGCTCTCTAAAATTAAATGAAACAAAAATTACTGAAACTTTCAGCGTAAAATTTGATAATAATAGTATGGCGAATCTTTCAACTGAAAACACTGAAATGCTGTTAAATGAACTTCCAATAACAGCTTTAACTAGCTTCAAAGTTAGTAAAGATGTTGAAGCAACTTTCGGTTACACCGCTAATTTGAATAATTTATTTTCAAACCCTAACCTTGCTTATGAAGCAACTGATTTCATCACCCCTGAAGATTTTAGCAACCCATATCTCGGATTTATTGAAAACATTCAATCAACTGCTTCGCAAATGTCGTTTAACCTCTCTGATAATTTATCAGCGAGGGCAACTGGCTTTACCTCTGATAATAATTTCGGTTTAGAATTTGCAGGATCAGTTTTAGAGTTAAATTATAAACCAACTGATAATTTATTTATCGGGTTCAAACAAGGTTTCTTGCAAGAAAACAATAGCTTATTCGGTGTGCAAACTAGCGGTGCATTTGATTTTGCTAATAACTCAAACACAATGTTCACTGGCCTTGATTTGAATTATGATGTTAACAGCAAGTGGAGTTTATTTGCATCTGGATTTGCGGGTATAAGCTCAACAAGCCCAGCCCAAAATTCAGCTTTCTCACAAGTTAGTGATGTTATAACAAGTGCATTTAATTTAGGTTTATCTAGAAAAGAAATTTTTGGAAATGATAAATTAATTATGGCTTTTGGTCAGCCTTTAAGGGTTGAAAGTGGCACTGCAAGAGGCACAACTTTAACTATGGATGAGGGCGGGGTTGTGAATCAAACTTCATTCGCACAAACGCTTGCACCTAATGCGAGAGCATTAAAAATACATACATCTTACGCAAAAGAAATTGCTGAAGAAACTGATATAATTGTATCAGGTGAGGCAGTTAGAAACGCAAACCATATGACAAATAACGAGCTTGATTTAACAATCCTCGGTAGGGTTAGACATGGGTTTTAA
- a CDS encoding type II toxin-antitoxin system PemK/MazF family toxin, with amino-acid sequence MTEYKFGDILIAKVPFTDFSHQKKRPIVIVSKNILFEEKGDLLFMPISSRIINARISLNEFFISDILSAGLPKKSFIKASIFTIQTSLIEKKLGSLSKEDEKSLITLINTII; translated from the coding sequence ATGACAGAATATAAATTTGGGGATATACTTATTGCAAAAGTTCCATTTACAGATTTTTCCCATCAAAAAAAAAGACCAATAGTTATTGTAAGTAAAAATATCCTATTTGAAGAAAAGGGAGATTTGCTGTTTATGCCAATTTCAAGTAGAATAATTAATGCTAGAATCTCTCTAAATGAATTTTTTATATCTGATATTTTATCAGCAGGCTTACCAAAAAAGTCTTTTATTAAAGCAAGTATTTTTACTATACAAACCTCACTAATTGAGAAAAAATTAGGTTCACTTTCTAAAGAAGATGAAAAATCTCTAATTACACTAATAAATACAATTATCTAA
- a CDS encoding DUF6680 family protein, with product MTDITISDSLIILATFLGPIVAIQVQKFIEKLKEGKNRKLWLFHTLMATRANRVSDRHVEALNMIEIEYHNDKKAKKIIDAWREYHSLLNDRGMDIKQWTQKQNELFVNLLYEMSQFLGYSYNRVEIQKGCYSPEAHGEREAIQTIISRGFADIFIGKKTFPISLSNSQDGNQEVDKKDNIDL from the coding sequence ATGACAGATATTACAATTTCAGATAGTTTAATAATATTAGCCACTTTTTTAGGTCCAATAGTGGCAATCCAAGTTCAAAAATTTATTGAAAAACTAAAAGAAGGTAAGAATAGAAAGCTTTGGCTTTTTCATACGCTTATGGCAACAAGAGCTAACAGAGTTTCTGATAGGCATGTAGAAGCTTTAAATATGATTGAAATAGAATATCATAACGATAAAAAAGCTAAAAAAATTATAGATGCTTGGAGAGAATATCACTCATTGTTAAATGACAGAGGTATGGATATAAAACAATGGACACAAAAACAAAATGAATTGTTTGTAAATTTACTTTATGAAATGTCTCAATTTCTTGGTTACAGTTATAATAGAGTTGAAATTCAAAAAGGTTGTTACTCTCCTGAAGCTCATGGAGAAAGAGAGGCCATACAAACGATAATTAGCCGAGGTTTTGCTGATATTTTTATTGGGAAAAAAACTTTCCCAATTTCTCTTTCTAATTCCCAAGATGGGAATCAAGAGGTTGACAAAAAAGATAATATTGATTTGTGA
- a CDS encoding Maf family protein, translating into MKRIILASGSEIRKQLLIENNIKFEVIKPFCDEEEVKKSLVPKNLPLKQLALELAIAKAKSVSEKFPDAYVIGSDQICELDGEIISKSNNEDEAFTSLKKMNGKTHFQNNGTCILLNSKPVMEHIEIAELTMKNLSDAEIWDYIKKDNPIGCAGSYKFELNGKNLFSEVKGSREAILGFAVSKVVEFIS; encoded by the coding sequence ATGAAAAGGATAATCCTTGCATCTGGTTCAGAGATTAGAAAACAATTACTTATTGAAAATAACATCAAATTTGAAGTTATAAAACCCTTTTGCGATGAGGAAGAAGTTAAGAAATCCCTAGTCCCTAAAAACTTACCCCTAAAACAACTGGCCTTAGAGCTGGCAATTGCAAAAGCTAAATCCGTCTCCGAAAAATTCCCTGATGCCTATGTTATCGGCAGCGATCAAATTTGTGAACTTGATGGCGAAATAATCTCAAAATCTAATAATGAAGATGAAGCCTTCACTAGCCTCAAAAAGATGAATGGCAAAACGCATTTTCAAAATAATGGAACTTGTATTTTGCTAAATTCCAAACCTGTTATGGAGCATATTGAAATTGCAGAACTTACCATGAAAAACCTTTCTGATGCAGAAATTTGGGATTATATTAAAAAAGATAACCCCATAGGTTGTGCAGGTAGTTATAAATTTGAACTTAACGGCAAAAATTTATTCTCAGAAGTTAAAGGCTCAAGAGAGGCAATCCTCGGCTTTGCGGTAAGTAAAGTAGTTGAGTTTATATCATAA
- the radC gene encoding DNA repair protein RadC → MNKLKENDFLKTSEKPHFLGHRKRLKERFLTSLINNSSSSIPDYEILEIALFSAYPRQDVKPIAKDILSKVGSLAKLISLDANALEKQYGLSQSAVTTIKVMNEFFLRVLKEQTKEKPILQSWKALLDYCKIAMGNETREQFRILFLDKKNKLISDEVQQVGTVDQTPIYPREVVKRALEHGASAIILVHNHPSGDPTPSKADIEMTENVEGALNSVDIKLHDHLIIAGDSHFSFAGNGLI, encoded by the coding sequence ATGAATAAACTTAAAGAAAATGACTTTCTAAAAACCTCAGAAAAACCTCACTTTTTGGGGCATCGCAAAAGGTTGAAAGAAAGGTTTTTAACTTCTTTAATAAATAATTCTTCAAGTTCTATTCCAGATTATGAAATATTAGAAATCGCCTTATTTTCTGCCTATCCAAGGCAGGATGTAAAGCCCATTGCTAAAGATATTTTGAGTAAAGTTGGCTCTCTAGCAAAATTAATTTCTCTTGATGCTAACGCCCTTGAAAAACAATATGGCTTAAGCCAATCTGCGGTAACTACAATAAAAGTTATGAATGAGTTTTTTCTCAGGGTTCTTAAAGAGCAAACCAAGGAAAAGCCAATCTTACAAAGCTGGAAGGCGCTGCTTGATTATTGCAAAATAGCAATGGGGAATGAAACTCGCGAGCAATTTAGAATATTATTTTTGGATAAGAAAAACAAACTTATCTCAGATGAAGTGCAACAAGTTGGAACGGTTGATCAAACCCCAATTTACCCTAGGGAAGTTGTAAAAAGGGCTCTGGAGCATGGGGCTTCTGCGATTATTTTAGTTCATAATCACCCATCGGGTGATCCAACGCCTTCCAAGGCTGATATAGAAATGACTGAAAATGTTGAAGGGGCATTAAATAGCGTTGACATAAAACTTCATGATCACCTTATAATCGCTGGTGATTCTCACTTTAGTTTTGCAGGTAATGGCTTGATTTAG